A region of Kiritimatiellia bacterium DNA encodes the following proteins:
- a CDS encoding 2-isopropylmalate synthase yields the protein MSTEKTSEKNRVIIFDTTLRDGEQCPGASMNIHEKLEVARQLARLNVDVIEAGFPIASPGDFEAVKAVAEQVKGPYIAGLARCINKDIERCAEAVAPAGKKAYIHTFLATSAIHRQFKLKKAKHEIVKQAVAAVKYARTFCDRVQFSPEDASRTEPEFLAEVCEAVIDAGATTVNIPDTVGYAVPIEFGRLIAYLVEHVRNIHRAIIHVHCHNDLGLAVANSLAAVRNGARGIECTINGLGERAGNCSLEEVVMGLRVRGDAFGNLWTAVKTRELYRTSRLVSQMSGMVVQRNKAIIGANAFAHEAGIHQDGILKERTTYEIMRPEDVGISGSDMVLGKHSGRHALFVHLGRMGFQVADDQKESVYNQFKELCDKKKYIYDDDLIAIMRERISDIPQVYTLDYFHVATGTSTVPTATVRLKKGDEVFQDSACGDGPVDATLKTIDRITGAPGALEDYSLQAVTRGEDAVGEVSVTVAFGKDMVSAKAASTDIVEASAKAYLNALNSHLFAEQTAKGPKKKAAGRRQGRQP from the coding sequence ATGAGTACGGAAAAGACCAGTGAAAAGAATCGCGTGATCATCTTCGACACGACGCTGCGCGACGGCGAACAGTGCCCCGGCGCGAGCATGAACATCCACGAGAAGCTGGAGGTCGCCCGCCAGCTGGCGCGGCTGAACGTGGACGTCATCGAGGCCGGCTTCCCCATCGCCTCGCCCGGCGACTTCGAGGCCGTCAAGGCCGTCGCCGAGCAGGTCAAGGGCCCGTACATCGCGGGGCTGGCCCGGTGCATCAACAAGGACATCGAGCGCTGCGCCGAGGCCGTCGCGCCCGCCGGGAAGAAGGCGTACATCCACACCTTCCTGGCGACGTCGGCGATCCACCGGCAGTTCAAGCTGAAGAAGGCCAAGCACGAGATCGTCAAGCAGGCCGTCGCCGCCGTGAAGTACGCCCGGACGTTCTGCGACCGGGTGCAGTTCAGCCCGGAGGACGCCTCGCGCACGGAGCCGGAGTTCCTGGCCGAGGTCTGCGAGGCCGTGATCGACGCGGGCGCCACGACCGTGAACATCCCGGACACCGTCGGCTACGCCGTGCCCATCGAGTTCGGCCGGCTGATCGCGTACCTGGTCGAGCACGTGAGGAACATCCACCGCGCGATCATCCACGTCCACTGCCACAACGACCTGGGGCTGGCGGTCGCGAATTCGCTGGCGGCGGTGCGCAACGGCGCGCGCGGCATCGAGTGCACGATCAACGGCCTGGGCGAGCGCGCGGGCAACTGCTCGCTGGAGGAGGTCGTCATGGGGCTGCGCGTACGCGGGGACGCCTTCGGCAACCTGTGGACCGCCGTGAAGACGCGGGAGCTGTACCGGACCAGCCGCCTGGTCAGCCAGATGAGCGGCATGGTGGTCCAGCGCAACAAGGCCATCATCGGCGCGAACGCCTTCGCCCACGAGGCGGGCATTCACCAGGACGGCATCCTGAAGGAGCGCACGACCTACGAGATCATGCGCCCCGAGGACGTCGGCATCTCCGGCAGCGACATGGTCCTGGGCAAGCACTCGGGCCGCCACGCCCTGTTCGTCCACCTGGGGCGGATGGGCTTCCAGGTCGCGGACGACCAGAAGGAGTCCGTCTACAACCAGTTCAAGGAGCTGTGCGACAAGAAGAAGTACATCTACGACGACGACCTGATCGCCATCATGCGCGAGCGGATCAGCGACATCCCGCAGGTGTACACGCTGGACTACTTCCACGTCGCGACGGGGACCAGCACGGTCCCCACCGCGACCGTCCGCCTGAAGAAGGGCGACGAGGTCTTCCAGGACTCCGCCTGCGGCGACGGCCCGGTGGACGCGACGCTGAAAACCATCGACCGGATCACCGGCGCGCCCGGCGCGCTGGAGGACTACTCGCTGCAGGCCGTCACCCGCGGCGAGGACGCCGTCGGCGAGGTCAGCGTCACGGTGGCGTTCGGCAAGGACATGGTCTCCGCCAAGGCCGCCAGCACGGACATCGTGGAGGCCAGCGCCAAGGCCTACCTGAACGCGCTGAACAGCCACCTGTTCGCCGAGCAGACGGCGAAGGGGCCGAAGAAAAAGGCCGCCGGCCGCCGCCAGGGGCGGCAGCCGTAA